The nucleotide window CGACATCGTCATATGGATGGAGCATATGCCAAGACTCAGGCTACAGGCAGAACGCTTGTGTAGCATTTACTCCATGCTAAACACTGCTCTGAGTGATTCACATATTTATTAACTCGTTTAATTTTCAGAGCAACTCTTGGTAGGTACTACCATCTCCAcattatagataaggaaactgaggcccagcgaTTTAGTAGTTTGCCCCAAAGTTCCATGGCTAAGAGATGATGGAGCCAAGTTTCAACCCAGGCAGAGTCTGTATTCTTAACCATTATATTATTCTGCCTAAAGAACACAGAGCTAAGAAAAAGGAGCCCTGAGTTTTTGGTCCTGGCTCTGCTATGAATAATAATCATGACTATGAAAACCTAACAAACCACCTTCTGAACTTTgtttctgtaaaataagaatgttGTATTAGAACTTTTATGGTCCAACTGAGCTTTGAAACTTTAAGGTTCTGTGGAGAAAGACCATCTTTATCTAACCCCCCTTTGCCTTGCTTTCATCTTTATctaactcccctccccccatttgtTTCTTCCCACTATCTTCTCTATTACTTACTGAAGAGTGTTTCTCAGAGGTGTTTTCCTCTCTGTGATCTCTCATAACACCTCTAGTTCTGAATCACTCCCATTAGCAAGCAAGCTTCATTTATGTATTATCAGGCATTCTAGACATAGTAGCTTATATAAAATAAACTCCAGTATTAACTTTCAGTAATAACCCGAGATTCTCAATGTCACAACCTAAAAGCAATtcttttcataatgaaaaaattGCATCTTCCCTAGTGTGGTATCCTCATTCTCACCCCAAAACTTCAGAACATACTTAAAGATCATCCTTTCAGAAAAAACAATGCTCCTAGTACCTGTAGAGgttaatatctgcaaatgattTGCTATTATTGATGGCAAATACACAAAGGAAGCCTTCGCCTGTCCTCATGTATTGGTCTCTCATGGCACTGTACTCCTCTTGTCCAGCTGTATCCAGTATGTCCAACAGACAGGTTTCACCATCTATAACCACCTGTTTTCGGTAAGaatcctggggtggggaggggggcagggagagagggagattccatttttattaaaaatcacaGGGAATGCAATGCTATTGCTAAGGTTAAATAAGCTCCTAACCAAGTCCAATTCTGTCTCTTTGGTTTGTCCCTCAAACTGCTGATATATAATCACAAACAGAAAGTACTTAATGTCACCCTAGGAAAAAAGCCCCAAATGCTATATGCCTATAGAAAGGAAAATGTGGTCACTCTGTTCCcggaaaagatgaagaaaacatgGTAATTGAAAAGACAGTTCTACCGCACTTAGACTAGAGATTACGTTCATTGAAGTATGAACTGTACTTCTTCTTTGAGTTGTTTATTGTCCATTTACAATTCTAAACATACCTCCACCAATTATAACTTGGTCCAGGATGCACTATCTTTTGTGTTTATGATTAAATACACAAATACCTTTTATTTCAGACAAGGttataatatcaaaatatttttctcatcatGACAGACTGTACCTCTGGGGAATATTCCTGAATCAAATTCCTAAAGGTTCCAAACGTGGTATAGTTAATTAATTCCTTGGGAAGACAGACATGCATagatcatattaaaaaaaaatttcaatttgacTCTAAGGCAAaaattttacttgtattttaatatttatgttctGGGACTTCAGTTCAAAGAAAATAACCTCATCACACTTAGTAAAGATCTGGCTCCAGAAACAGTATGTAACATAGTTTGCCAGCCCATTTGCATTGAACAGCGCCTCTGTAACTCACGCCATTGCGGGACTGTAATATACTTTCAAATTAACATAGAATTCACATTGTCCAAATTTCCTTAAAGCATGAGATAGGGTCAAATGTATGAGTGTTCTGAGgaaataagcaaaattaaaatgataaagataGGTTTTAGTCAAACTAATTTATGATAATATAAGTCAGAGAAGTGGTCATTTCCTGGCAGGATAGGGGGGGTTACTGACTAGAAAGGGGCATGAAAGAACTCTCTTGGGCATTGGAAATAGTCTATATTTTTATCTATGCGGCGGTTACATAAGTGTACACAAATTTAAAGCCACTGAGCTATAGATGTAAGATTTATATACCTTATGTATATTACttcacaaacaaataaaacaaataaaactctgaaaaataataaaatgttctaaCCATTAATACTAAAGCTGGTAAGCCTAAAATAAAACTTTGCCAAGGACTAATgactaatttttaataatggctataTTAGAGTTAGCTTGCATTAAACACTCAATGGCTGGGTGGTACGAAGACCAGCATGTGGATTAAAATAATCTCTAGAGTTAGACGTTTCTAAACGGAATAAGATTACAAACTCTTTACTTAAAGGACTTTAGATGACATTTACTGAAGCCAATCTATAACATGAACTcccacaaaaacaacagaaactttaaataagTGATAATTACACAGTGTGTTAGCATCCACaaaaatttaacatatttgaTTTTTCACAACATCCCCTGGGTGTCAGGCAAGACAGGTTTATGGTAatttaatagatgagaaaagtgaTCTGCTCACTATCATATAACTAACTGCAAACAGGGACTGTATTCCTAGGCACAGTGACTCAAAATCTTATGCTCTTTCTTCCCCAACCCACAGTCTCAGCTGCTTCAAGTGGCTAAGAAACACTCAGATCTCTGAATCCTTCATCTCCATCCTGCTATCATTCAGGTATTCTATGACCTGTGTTTCTTTTTAACGGAGCTGTCATATGTGGAGAAACTAAATGAGTCCAACACTGAGTTTGTAACCGTTTTCAAAACTGTTAAAAACTGTAAACTTTTTAGAAAATCATCAGTAGCTAATAAAAGTGAACTCTTCTCCAAAAACAAGTAAAGCTTTACTTACTGTATTACTGAACACAGTGCcccaaataacttttattttctctcctgatTATTCCTTTAACTAAGGAATAGGAGAAAGGTATGGGAAAGGGAATGGGTTAAGAGTAAACTGAAAGAGAGAGGTATGGTCAGCGGACTGCCTCTGGGCCTCACCTCTATGGTGGGATCATATTCATCTACAAAGTGGTTCTGGATCAGCTGGATTGTCAGTGCGCTTTTCCCAACACCACCTGCTCCAACCACCACCAGTTTGTACTCAGTCATTTCACACCAGCAAGAACCTGTGGGAAAGCAGCAATTAGGGTTAACTGTCGAACCACATCTACAGTACTTCAAAGCTTTCTGTAATCAACAGTAACTAAAACCAGAGTCTGAAATGTATTGGTTCCGTACACGTTCATCGCCACTTGGTTCTCAAAGTGATTCAGGAGTGCAAAAACACTTGCAGGTTACCGTGGATCTCAGAATTCTGGACTAGTCTTCTAGCTACCCCCACCCTCGTCTATTTTTCAGTAGCCCTTGGGCCCCGCCCTCAGCCTAAGGTAAAGAAAACCCCCCTTCCTACTCCTTTAAATCTTCTGAGCTCTGGGGGGCGGCCTCCAGACCGTCTCCCCTTCTCTCTATCCCGCCTGTCTCCAAAGAGCTCCCCCGTAGGGCTCAAAACGAAGGACCCCCCGCCCAGGGCCTTTGTCTCCAGCTCGTAGATTCCGCTCGATTCCTGGCAACAAGGAGTCGTCAGCATGCTCCAAAGTCGAACGCTACACACGCCAGAGCCTTACCTCAAGCTCCACTGCCTCCGCTTCGGACAGATTTGGACCACAACCGGGAAAATTGTTGGAGACCCCGGAACCGCCATGAACAGCCCCCACCAGGGAGCGGCACTTCCGGCCCCACCCGCTACGCAATCAGTCGGCGCCCCAGGCGCCGGAGTCCCCGCCCCGGCCACGTGGGCCTCCGACCCAGGAGTCACGCGGCAGGCCGCACCCAGACCCGCCCCTCCCATACAGGACGTTTTAATAATGAAAGCGCTAGGTGCTAGTGTCTCAAAaatcagtaaaactttattcgCTTCCATTCTTTCGCCATTAACAGAAAACTGGAGAAAGCAAAAGTGTTAACGTGTTTACAAAGATAAATGGCCTCTTTACCCAGAGAAGATCAAAACCTCAAACGACAACGGGGAAGATAAAACACCCTCCCCCACATCCCCTGAGCTGACCCTTGTCATCTTAGACAAAGCCTTCAGTCCACTGGCCAGGGACCCTGTACGTGGCCAATTCAAGTTGAGGGCCAAGAAATCAGACCAATCCTTTCCCATGATATAAAGCCGAACAGAAGCTACACCAAGGGTCAAGTGCCTGTACTTTTTACAGGACACAGGAACCAGGCGTCTACttataaaaaaaacaagattcaTTTCAGGCacaacttttttattattttttgtttgtttttgttttgttttgaaatcagTAAAAGAAACTGGGTCCTAGAAGCTGCAGTGATCTAAGCAGCAGCAAGTTTGTGCATtcatccttttgtttttctttaaatacgtTTAAATTATCACACTGCTGGCACACCTCATTTGCATGAAATTCTGCACCATATATACTAATTGTGGTAAAGTTACAACCCCcatccgggggtgggggggggaactaCCCTGGAAGATAATTTTCACTGAAATCTAACCAAACTTCATTAAGTGGACtgtgataaaattataaatgatatgaaaaataacattttaacatttgGCCATCAACTTAAAGAACTGGTTTGCCTATacaaatttttgtaatttttaatatattctaccATCATATGGTCCTCAGAATTAAAGCAtaatgaacagaaaagaaaaggaaaaagaatgcaaCTGAGTGCTAAGGCAGAACATCTTGCCAAAAGTAATGAAGGTAGAGTATATATACTAAGTATCAAGTGCAGAATTTCATAGGGCCAACAAGGTAACAGTCTATATTTTTCACTTACACAGGCAGAAGTGGATTTTGCAATTACCAGTTGCGTTAAATGCACCAAATAAAGCTCCTAAAATTGATTCTATAAGGCGCCACCTTAAGTTTTCCAGGCTGCAACTgtgcataattttaaaatggttttcttaaatttatttatttttttaaacataacacGAGGAAGGTGTTAAAACTGGTGTAACAGCTCAATAGAATAAGTATTCCAGATTTTGGGAGGGATGAAGAGGGAGATATTCAGAACCCTTCACCAGAATCCCCCCAACTTGATCATAGTGGATTAATGATGTGCTTTGTGGATGTGGTTAGTCAATGACACCAGCTTGACGGATCTTTCTTTCGGCACCAAATCCCTGTGAGGAAATAAAATTGCAGTTAATGACCTGGGTGTATGACAATCATTGTACATTCACAATTCCAAAAGGGACTACCAAAGCATTACTCTCAATCACCACCAATtcttttgcagaggaggaaatcTATAGTAAGCCTTCCTAAACTATGTTCAAAGTATCAGGAACACCAAGAAATGTTCCTCTTACTGTAAGCAACCATTACGTTAGGGGCTGAACCAATGTGCAGGGATGCTAACTAGTTATGACAGCAATACTGAAGCACCTTGGTAAAAAGTAAGCTCTTTGAGTTCTGCTAAAATAGGTTCTCAAGTAGTATGCTGGTCTATCAGTTGCCCCCATCCGCCCAAAACCTTGTATGCCCTCATACCATTGAGTTATCTGGTCCCCTTGGCTGACGAAGAACCATTAGGCGAGGAGCACTGGCATCATCCAGGGTGATGTTCTTCAAGCGATTGACCAACCTATCAGGTCGTGGAGCTGCAACAGCCTTGGGGCCCTCGCTGTAACAAAGTCAATAGGTGAGAAGAAGCAACACTTGATGGGAAGAAAAGTACATGCAGAGTAGTGTGTCTTCTACCTAACTACCCAAATGACTCAGTTTTAATGAGGGGAGACTCTTGCCTCACCTAGCCAACTAattaactagcaagacagggcagacaagtttatgtttttattctgaACTCAATGTTTATTACTGCTtaggagctggaagaatcatttGGGTGAGGGTCATCCCGAGACTGGTCTGCAACCAGAAAACCAGTtccacagacacaaaaaacaatgtaGCAGGTATGGAAAAacattagaaaaggaaaatatgaagaaatatttcCAGAGACTTCCAGCTCCTCTCATGctattttgttattaaaacaaaacaaaaacatagtgcCAGAAATGCTAAACTACAAAATTTAGACAATGAAGAAATAACCAGAAAGTGGCagaagaggattaaaaaaaaagcagtgatggaaaagtgaaaaaatatgatAAAGCAGAGATTACGAAAGAGACAGTCCAGGGAGGTTActaatcaacaacaacaaagaactCACCAGACTCGCCAAACATTACAAGCACTGCACTTGCCAGTGCGCTGATTAAAAATCACTGAGAATTCCACCTCATCTCCTGCCTGTAGCTCAATGCCATCCTGAACTTCTTTCACATGGAAAAAGAGCTTCTTGCTATCTCCTACTTCATAGTTAATGAAgccaaactgaaattttaaaaagacagcatAAAAAAGACATACCACACAGCAGGGAAAAGAAACTCACTTTGAATGAAGCACAATTTGCCCCTAGCTAGTGGGGTTTATAAAATGTGGTGTCAGTGCTGATGCTCGCTGCCTGGGCTATAACAACAGCATATGGGTCTGCAAAACTTGTCAGGGAAGAAATGTATCTTTGAAACCACTGCCATCCACTCTATCATAGCCTGAGAAACAAAGAAAGGTTACCTTGTGCCTACATATATTGTATGAACTACGCTTTTGAATTAAGCAAAATCATTAGGAAGCTGTTACTTGAACATATGCATTGTTTTGATACCTTCCAAAATTATTAAGCTGGGTTATGGTATTATTAGAAACAGCCATACAAAATGTTAGTCACTGTACTGATACCAAAAAATGTCCTCTCTGAGGACTCAGAGAGATTTCCTTGAGATTTAAGTACCAGGAATAGTTTTGTTTGCCCGAAGCTTATTTTATGAACACTTCTACacatggtttctttctttgtgtggtCTGTAAAAGAAGCTCTAAGCTCAAGTATGAAAAACATTATAGTCTTTCTATCCTGGAAATCTCACTCCAAACTTATTTTCCCCATTGTGTTAGCTATTAATACTATTCTTACTTTCCTTTTGCTACTATTGCCGTTTTTTCTTTCCATgtggttttctctgtgtttttaatAAGCTACTTCAAATCACTGAAAAGGGGggtaaagtggaaataaaaaccaaatgaatgTTGATGGTTCCCCCTGGGCTGAAAAAGTTTCAAGGTTTTGGTTACTATTTGGTTACCAACTCATAAAAGGATCAAATTCAGATCAAGAGATATAACCACTTACCTGATCTTTCACACACTCCACTGTGGCCCTACGCAGGGGTGTGATGTTGTAGGCCATAGTCTGTGCATTTTGGCCCAAGACACACAACTGGAACTTGACGCTCTCCCCTTTCTGTAGGCAATCCCCTTTGTTGGCCATCCCAACTATGCCAAATGGATAGACCTCACCTTTCATATCCCCTGTAAGGAGAAACAGGTACAAAGTCTAAAAGCTAATATTTCACGACAGCCCTCTGCTGATGGTcctaatgaatttttaatttgctaaaaatatattcactaggaagattttttttatacCTAAGAAATTCTACTTTAAAGCTCCAATAAAATCCTGAAAGCTAAATACtaccacaaaaacaaatgagaacttGTAACTCATTATCACCTTACTAGCTAATGAAGAGTTTTAAACCacatttatggggaaaaaaaaaaaataacactagcACTCACAATCTTATTACCTTTCAGCTTTTAAAGCTCTATGGGTTGCTAACATGATCCACTGGATTATCTTCTTCCCAAGTTCACAATATGAGCCAGTCAAAAACATTTCTGATCCATACCCGACTGGGCATTAAACAAGCCAGGCATAGGCAAAAACGCAAAATAGATAAATCATTTCTTGGCATTCCACTTCCTTTCTTTGTTCTGATTGTGGCTCCCTCAAACCTACAGTTACCTTTCTTCTAGATCAGGGCCCATCacactttttcttaaagggctagatagtaaatattttagtcttgtAGGATCCTGTCTCTGTCATGATGACTCAACTTTGCTGTTGCAGTGAGAAAGCAATCAAAGACAGTATGTAAACAGTCTTGGTTGTGtttcaacaaaactttatttataaaaacaagctATCTTATTTGCTGAGCTCTGCCCCAGAGTAAAAAGTTGGCTGGAGGTCAGTGCAGGCTATGGATAAAAACCAGGCCAAAGAGTCCATCCAGATGCCTATCAGTTCCCCTGGATGGTGAATTCACTGAATCAACGAAGgtggaaaagaggggaaaaacaTTAGATGGAAGACGAAGCTTCAAAACTGGGAATGCTTTTAACCGTTCTCTTGATGATTATAGGGGGTAAGTGAAGATTTTCTTCTCAAAGTTACGGGAACTAAAAACTGAGATTTCCAATAGATCAAGTCATGCAGAAATACTAAAGACAGCTAGTCTGTCTTAGTGGTACTAGCAGTAACCactatttattaaacacttataCTGATGCATATTTAATCTTTATAGAATATTCTGAGGTTGAagatattatcctcattttaaaaatgaagaaactggggcttccctggtggcacagtggttaagaatccacctgccaatgtaggggacacgagttcaagccctggtccgggaagattccacatgccatggaacaactaagcccacgtgccacaactactgagcctgcgctctagagcccatgagccgcaactactgaa belongs to Pseudorca crassidens isolate mPseCra1 chromosome 2, mPseCra1.hap1, whole genome shotgun sequence and includes:
- the NRAS gene encoding GTPase NRas, with protein sequence MTEYKLVVVGAGGVGKSALTIQLIQNHFVDEYDPTIEDSYRKQVVIDGETCLLDILDTAGQEEYSAMRDQYMRTGEGFLCVFAINNSKSFADINLYREQIKRVKDSDDVPMVLVGNKCDLPTRTVDTKQAHELAKSYGIPFIETSAKTRQGVEDAFYTLVREIRQYRMKKLNSSDDGTQGCMGLPCVVM